The proteins below are encoded in one region of Shewanella algae:
- the narQ gene encoding nitrate/nitrite two-component system sensor histidine kinase NarQ gives MKRGSLTSTILGLMLTLILLSSGLATFAIINLSYSLGDARAINASGSLRMQSYRLMFYANSGSEEALQKIREFENTLYSDALVRSMDWSSPARLGQQYQLVISKWKVMKYYIEQEDSRNYASSLKDFVDTIDLLVLEMEHHAAFKLRLLAVSQIVGLGLMLLIAFIAVRFTKRKVVVPLQQMMESANTISKGNFAVEMPKTEYIELSALSDALDSTAQELATLYGNLETQVKEKTLALTRANRELKFLYDNLVLLHSGKLNFEVMRQSLLQLKEYEHLQHLRLIIQQDEDAMEVIATDEDIWPQSGQTMQFPLKFEQQELGFLEVIGEHDINVPLFENFAIMLARSIVIHNASEQRQQLALLEERAVIARELHDSLGQLLSFLKIQISLLRKGLDQSCKSPAVTQQLEELNEGVTTAYAQLRELLSTFRLTVKEPNLRNALEAMLEQLRSQTDTELELSYRLPPQLLAAHQHIHILQLTREATLNAIKHANASRICISCEKNSDNMVVISVEDNGIGLAHIKERDQHFGIGIMHERASRLSGMVEFSSNASGGTSVVLTFPPQQEPHHG, from the coding sequence ATGAAACGAGGCAGTTTGACCTCTACCATTTTAGGCTTAATGCTGACCCTTATCCTGCTCTCAAGCGGTCTGGCCACTTTTGCCATTATCAATCTGTCATACAGCCTGGGAGATGCCAGGGCGATCAACGCTTCCGGCTCACTGCGAATGCAGAGCTACCGGCTGATGTTTTATGCCAACTCCGGCAGTGAAGAAGCGCTGCAAAAAATTCGCGAATTTGAAAACACCCTCTACTCAGATGCCTTGGTACGCTCTATGGACTGGTCATCGCCGGCCAGGCTCGGGCAGCAATACCAACTGGTGATCAGCAAGTGGAAGGTCATGAAGTACTACATAGAGCAGGAAGACTCGCGCAACTATGCCTCCTCGCTGAAAGACTTTGTCGATACCATAGATTTGCTGGTATTGGAGATGGAGCACCACGCCGCCTTCAAACTAAGATTGCTGGCCGTCAGCCAGATAGTAGGCTTGGGGTTGATGCTGCTGATTGCCTTTATCGCCGTGCGCTTTACCAAACGCAAGGTGGTGGTACCGCTGCAACAGATGATGGAATCGGCCAACACTATTTCCAAGGGTAACTTTGCCGTCGAAATGCCGAAGACGGAATATATTGAGCTCAGCGCTCTTTCCGATGCCCTCGACAGTACGGCTCAGGAGCTGGCAACTCTCTACGGCAACCTGGAAACTCAGGTGAAGGAGAAGACCCTGGCGTTGACCCGTGCCAACCGTGAGCTCAAATTTCTTTATGACAATCTGGTGTTGCTGCATTCGGGCAAACTCAATTTCGAGGTGATGCGGCAGTCGCTGCTGCAACTCAAGGAGTATGAGCACCTGCAACATCTGCGGCTGATTATTCAGCAGGATGAAGATGCCATGGAGGTAATCGCCACCGACGAGGATATCTGGCCGCAATCCGGACAGACCATGCAGTTTCCGCTCAAGTTTGAACAACAGGAACTCGGCTTTCTGGAAGTGATAGGCGAGCACGATATCAATGTGCCTCTGTTTGAAAACTTCGCCATCATGCTGGCTCGCTCGATAGTGATTCACAACGCCTCCGAACAACGCCAACAGCTGGCCCTGCTGGAAGAGCGAGCGGTTATCGCCAGGGAGCTGCACGATTCTCTCGGGCAACTGCTGTCCTTCCTGAAAATCCAGATAAGTTTGCTGCGTAAAGGCCTCGACCAGAGCTGCAAAAGCCCGGCGGTGACCCAACAGCTCGAAGAACTCAATGAGGGGGTGACCACAGCCTACGCCCAGCTCAGAGAACTGCTGTCTACCTTCCGCCTGACCGTTAAAGAACCCAATCTGCGCAACGCCCTCGAGGCCATGCTGGAACAACTGCGCAGCCAAACAGACACGGAGCTGGAACTCAGCTATCGCCTGCCGCCACAGTTACTGGCGGCGCACCAACATATTCATATTCTGCAGCTCACCCGAGAAGCCACCCTCAATGCCATTAAACATGCAAATGCGAGTCGTATTTGTATCAGCTGCGAAAAGAACTCTGATAACATGGTGGTTATCAGTGTCGAAGACAACGGCATAGGCCTGGCGCATATCAAGGAAAGGGATCAACATTTCGGCATAGGGATAATGCACGAGCGAGCGAGCCGCCTCTCGGGTATGGTTGAATTTTCCAGCAATGCGTCGGGAGGCACCAGTGTTGTCCTGACTTTCCCACCTCAGCAGGAGCCACATCATGGGTAA